The following are encoded in a window of Brevibacillus ruminantium genomic DNA:
- a CDS encoding ATPase, T2SS/T4P/T4SS family → MMFALNGLLLAGILIAIGVLLYLRMSRRLPEQPDEKPVYTLEAMTKFVKEALHEMTSSNLIDFGLSEEEYRRRKNKRAELKKALRGCTSGDLRDKAYVKQVIADLLEQRYTFDDNNLNRLLPFDDPKDLSPQDQFDILLYLFKKQHRLRALDELIRQYELDRPKRSMEDEETESYRVTADEIRDIYKREARKLSAEDKTQIVVQRIYQHYKGFSVIDEIRDMKIDGVSGGVSGIPPAMWEGEWSLEEEAQLREVPRSHDSVWLFYKGKSIHLSFLSFGSEQELRRVCQNVYKHNFPGQLSEANGFKVNEMADGSRVVVLRPRFSESWAFFVRKFDVQNATLEQLIQDDNAELPIGLIRYLVMGERITAITGAQGSGKTTLLMAMVRYIPAILPIRVQEMSFELQLRKIYRERNILSLRETETISGQDGLDIQKKTDGSVNILGEVATDPVAAWMVQMAQVASLFTLFTHHAKTFRDLVYSLRNSLLKTRVFTNEKVAEQQVVSVINFDIHLRRDADGHRYIERITECVPVEQETAYPETFRHKTTTEEKMTAFMETMLEYFRRSTDRPLYVARNVIEYRDGRYVAVHPLSERSRKEIAACLAGPDLAAFEAFLAVHWGDSDED, encoded by the coding sequence ATGATGTTCGCGCTGAACGGTTTGCTTCTGGCGGGCATCCTCATCGCGATTGGCGTCTTGCTCTATTTACGTATGAGCCGCCGCTTGCCGGAGCAGCCGGACGAAAAACCGGTCTACACGCTGGAAGCGATGACCAAGTTCGTGAAAGAGGCGCTGCACGAGATGACGAGCAGCAACCTGATCGACTTCGGCTTGTCGGAAGAAGAATACCGCCGCCGCAAAAACAAGCGCGCGGAACTGAAGAAAGCGCTGCGGGGCTGCACGTCCGGAGATTTGCGGGACAAGGCGTATGTGAAGCAGGTAATCGCTGATTTGCTCGAGCAGCGCTATACTTTTGACGATAATAACCTGAATCGGCTTCTGCCGTTTGACGATCCGAAAGACTTGTCGCCGCAAGATCAGTTTGACATCCTGCTCTATCTGTTTAAGAAACAACATCGTTTGAGAGCGCTGGACGAGCTCATCCGCCAATACGAACTGGACCGCCCCAAACGGAGCATGGAAGACGAGGAGACCGAGTCGTACCGGGTTACCGCCGACGAAATCCGCGACATCTACAAGCGGGAAGCGCGCAAGCTGTCTGCCGAGGACAAAACGCAGATCGTTGTGCAACGGATCTACCAGCATTACAAAGGGTTTAGCGTCATCGACGAAATCCGCGACATGAAAATCGACGGCGTATCGGGCGGTGTCTCCGGCATCCCCCCAGCGATGTGGGAAGGCGAATGGAGTCTGGAGGAAGAAGCGCAGCTGCGCGAGGTGCCAAGGTCGCACGACAGCGTGTGGCTGTTTTATAAAGGGAAATCCATTCATTTGAGCTTTCTGTCCTTCGGCTCGGAGCAGGAACTGAGACGCGTGTGCCAGAACGTGTACAAACATAATTTCCCCGGCCAATTGTCCGAGGCGAACGGCTTTAAGGTGAACGAAATGGCCGATGGCTCCCGCGTCGTCGTGCTGCGCCCCCGGTTCAGCGAATCGTGGGCTTTTTTTGTGCGCAAATTCGATGTGCAAAACGCCACGCTGGAACAATTGATCCAGGACGACAATGCGGAGCTGCCCATCGGACTGATTCGATATCTGGTCATGGGCGAGCGCATAACGGCCATCACCGGCGCGCAGGGCAGCGGCAAAACGACGCTCTTGATGGCGATGGTGCGCTACATTCCGGCCATCTTGCCGATACGGGTGCAGGAAATGAGCTTTGAGCTTCAGCTTCGGAAAATATACCGGGAACGCAACATTTTAAGCTTGCGGGAAACGGAAACGATCTCCGGGCAGGACGGGCTGGACATCCAGAAAAAAACGGACGGCTCGGTCAATATTTTGGGAGAAGTGGCGACCGACCCGGTTGCGGCCTGGATGGTGCAGATGGCGCAGGTCGCTTCGCTGTTCACCTTGTTTACGCATCATGCCAAAACGTTCCGCGATCTCGTCTATTCGCTGCGCAACTCGTTGCTGAAGACAAGGGTGTTTACAAACGAAAAAGTGGCCGAGCAGCAGGTCGTCAGCGTCATCAACTTCGACATTCACCTCAGGCGGGACGCGGACGGACATCGCTACATCGAACGGATTACCGAATGCGTCCCGGTGGAGCAGGAAACGGCCTACCCGGAGACGTTCCGCCACAAAACGACGACCGAGGAGAAAATGACGGCGTTCATGGAGACGATGCTGGAATATTTCCGCCGCTCGACGGACCGCCCGCTTTACGTCGCGCGGAACGTCATCGAATACCGAGACGGACGCTATGTCGCCGTTCATCCGTTGTCCGAGCGAAGCCGCAAGGAAATCGCCGCATGCCTCGCCGGGCCGGACCTGGCGGCGTTCGAGGCGTT
- a CDS encoding P-loop NTPase family protein — translation MGFTVVFWSPVSGQAGTTSNLIASAALLGLEYSSRLLLLGHLQSEYAVIERSFYPRRTWMSKADAPPDAGIDALLRLLQNRKLEPNRLRDYTLPLLADRLDILPGSNKPDASFVSAAQDWLTPLLELTRRAYDLVLLDGGSGKLSAWTEGLLRQADLLVVCLPQNALKLEQVFPLVEAQLQSNRKHLLVFGQYDPRSALTVQNIKRQFHRREPAHPIVHNTGWLDATQQGEAVRFLFRNRQVPRGHENDPFMQQVRALAQAIINNAGLNKPLFGGKEDDDR, via the coding sequence ATGGGTTTTACCGTGGTGTTCTGGAGTCCGGTTTCGGGACAAGCCGGTACGACGAGCAACCTGATCGCCTCCGCCGCGCTGCTTGGACTTGAATACTCCTCCCGTCTTTTGCTGCTTGGGCATTTGCAAAGCGAATACGCGGTCATCGAACGCAGCTTTTACCCGAGACGGACCTGGATGAGCAAAGCGGACGCTCCGCCTGACGCGGGTATCGATGCGCTGCTCAGGCTCTTGCAGAACCGCAAGCTGGAACCGAACAGGTTGCGGGATTACACGCTGCCGCTACTCGCCGACCGACTCGACATCCTTCCGGGATCGAACAAGCCGGATGCATCGTTTGTTTCCGCCGCACAGGACTGGCTTACGCCTCTTTTGGAACTGACAAGGCGCGCTTACGATCTGGTATTGCTGGACGGCGGAAGCGGCAAGCTGTCGGCGTGGACAGAGGGGCTGCTGCGTCAGGCGGATTTGCTGGTCGTCTGTCTGCCGCAAAACGCGCTCAAGCTGGAGCAGGTTTTTCCGCTGGTGGAGGCGCAGCTTCAGTCCAACCGGAAGCATTTGCTTGTATTCGGACAATACGATCCTCGCTCCGCTTTGACCGTTCAAAATATCAAGCGCCAGTTCCATCGGCGGGAGCCTGCGCACCCGATTGTCCATAATACGGGCTGGCTGGATGCGACCCAGCAAGGAGAAGCCGTCCGTTTTTTATTTCGCAACCGACAGGTGCCGCGCGGTCATGAAAACGATCCTTTTATGCAACAAGTGCGGGCATTGGCGCAGGCGATCATCAACAACGCCGGACTGAACAAGCCTCTTTTCGGCGGGAAGGAGGACGATGACCGATGA